In Miscanthus floridulus cultivar M001 chromosome 5, ASM1932011v1, whole genome shotgun sequence, one genomic interval encodes:
- the LOC136453762 gene encoding uncharacterized protein: protein MAAALGAVVRRLHTAAAQPPRLTKFALHPPKSVEIEFADGSSFHLSAEFLRVYSPAADSKIRSVGGEKVIFGRRHVGIMSAESVGNYGVRILFDDLHKTGIFTWDYLHHLGSNKFSLMRSYIKTLRKHSLNRDPQRKK, encoded by the exons ATGGCGGCTGCACTGGGCGCCGTGGTCCGGCGGCTGCACACGGCGGCGGCGCAGCCCCCGCGCCTGACGAAGTTCGCGCTGCACCCGCCCAAATCC GTTGAAATCGAATTCGCTGATGGTAGCTCATTTCATCTGTCAGCAGAATTTCTCAGAGTATACAGCCCGGCAGCTGATAGCAAAATCCGTTCAGTGGGCGGTGAAAAG GTTATATTTGGGCGACGACATGTTGGGATAATGTCAGCTGAATCAGTAGGAAACTACGGAGTCCG GATACTCTTTGATGACTTGCACAAGACAGGGATCTTCACATGGGATTACTTGCACCACCTGGGTTCGAACAAATTCAGTCTGATGAGAAGTTACATCAAAACTTTGAGAAAGCACAGTCTTAATCGCGATCCCCAGAGAAAGAAATGA